A single Nicotiana tabacum cultivar K326 chromosome 5, ASM71507v2, whole genome shotgun sequence DNA region contains:
- the LOC107782577 gene encoding VQ motif-containing protein 25-like, translated as MKPIFTSDKIPRCSKLTMHKDSHSISKMKPKIRIIHIIAPQIIKTDVENFRELVQRLTGKHAAEGKGSNKKRKELINPQRKMEEESTEEKNYRAENLSNGFWSRYGMDEGFIQNFGEFPVFPFKSTQINMFGETEMPLC; from the coding sequence ATGAAGCCAATATTTACAAGTGATAAAATTCCAAGGTGTTCTAAGCTCACCATGCATAAAGATTCACACTCAATTTCCAAGATGAAGCCAAAAATACGAATAATTCATATAATTGCTCCACAGATTATTAAAACGGACGTTGAAAATTTTCGCGAGCTTGTACAAAGGCTGACGGGAAAGCATGCAGCAGAAGGTAAAGGAagcaacaagaaaagaaaagagttgataAATCctcaaaggaaaatggaagaagaaaGTACTGAAGAGAAAAATTATAGAGCTGAGAATTTGTCGAATGGATTTTGGAGTAGGTATGGAATGGATGAGGGATTCATTCAAAACTTTGGCGAATTTCCTGTGTTTCCTTTCAAGTCTACTCAGATTAATATGTTTGGTGAGACTGAGATGCCCCTTTGCTAG